In a genomic window of Zonotrichia albicollis isolate bZonAlb1 chromosome 7, bZonAlb1.hap1, whole genome shotgun sequence:
- the LOC141729562 gene encoding serine/threonine-protein kinase pim-1-like — MEEEEGGGRRMGLAVAIKRVPRNRVRHWGELVSERGQQPGLPARDEPGPGTAWHGIGPSDGIVLLPQPDGTSAPLEIVLLAKVSTGFPGVVQLLEWLELPNCIVMVLERPERCQDLHRFIGAWRFLPEEEARELFRQVLEAVRHCTSCGVLHRDIKPENILVDLDTGQAKLIDFGCGTYLQDTVYTHFAARAALFRHQRLLFQP, encoded by the exons atggaggaggaggagggcggagGGCGGAGGATGGGGCTCGCA gtggccatcaaaaGGGTGCCACGGAACCGCGTCCGGCACTGGggcgagctggtgagtgagcggggccagcagccggggctgccggccaggGATGAGCCGGGGCCCGGCACG gcctggcacggCATCGGCCCCAGTGACGGCATCGtgctcctcccgcagcccgacggcaccagcgcacccctggagatcgtgctgctggccaaggtgtccactggcttccccggtgtggtccagctgctggagtggctcGAACTCCCCAACTGCATCGTGATGGTGCTGGAGCGGCCAGAGCGGTGTCAGGACCTGCATCGTTTCATTGGGGCATGGCGGTTCCTGCCCGAGGAGGAGGCGCGGGAGCTGTtccgccaggtgctggaggccgtgcggcactgcaccagctgcgggGTCCTGCACCGCGACATCAAACCAGAGAACATCCTGGTTGACCTGGACACCGGGCAGGCCAAACTGATTGactttggctgtggcacctacctgcaggacacagtctACACTCACTTTGCAG ccagggctgccctcttcCGGCACCAGAGGCTTCTTTTCCAACCCTGA